A DNA window from Deinococcus malanensis contains the following coding sequences:
- a CDS encoding anthranilate synthase component II — translation MTPLRILLIDNYDSFTYNLVQYLGELGAELTVWRNDAFTLDDVRALSPDGIVVSPGPCTPAEAGQSVNVIRAFGPSVPMLGVCLGHQSIGEAYGARVDRAVLPVHGKTSPVRHDGQGLFAGLDQQVRVTRYHSLVVRDLPDVLQATAWATDPDEEVVMALRHCEYPVYGLQFHPESIETQAGMDMLRNFLTLVREHQSVPPPTEQQA, via the coding sequence GTGACTCCCCTGCGAATCCTCCTGATCGACAACTACGACTCGTTTACCTACAACCTCGTGCAGTATCTGGGCGAGCTTGGAGCCGAGCTGACCGTCTGGCGCAACGACGCCTTTACCCTGGACGACGTGCGGGCGCTCAGTCCCGACGGCATTGTCGTGTCTCCTGGCCCCTGCACGCCAGCCGAGGCTGGGCAGAGTGTAAACGTGATCCGTGCCTTTGGCCCCAGCGTGCCCATGCTGGGGGTCTGCCTGGGACACCAGAGCATCGGTGAGGCCTACGGCGCCCGGGTGGACCGGGCCGTACTGCCGGTCCACGGCAAGACCAGCCCGGTCAGGCACGACGGCCAGGGCCTGTTTGCGGGACTGGATCAGCAGGTGAGGGTCACCCGCTACCACTCTCTGGTGGTCCGGGACCTTCCCGACGTCCTGCAGGCCACCGCCTGGGCGACCGACCCGGACGAAGAGGTCGTGATGGCGCTGCGTCACTGCGAGTACCCGGTATACGGCCTGCAGTTCCACCCCGAGAGCATCGAGACCCAGGCCGGCATGGACATGCTGCGCAACTTCCTGACCCTGGTACGCGAACATCAATCCGTGCCCCCACCCACGGAGCAACAGGCATGA
- the trpD gene encoding anthranilate phosphoribosyltransferase, which translates to MIHARLMNGEVLSQTEAAAFMREVMEGNMSPARLAAALSALRVRGETPEEIAGFAQAMRESAVRVQVHPRDVLLDVVGTGGDGAHTFNISTTTVFVLAGAGVPIAKHGNRAASSRSGSADVLEMLGVNLDAAPDVVAGAVNELGIGFMFARNYHPALRHAAPVRADLAARTVFNILGPLANPAGATHLLVGVYSPHLTRVLAEVLRLLGTRGATVVHGDGLDEFTVCGPNTVTGLRDGELVDRIIHPEEAGLSHHSKEAIVGGTPAENAEITRALLTGGGTPAQRDIVALNAGAALRTVGRVANIREGVEVAREVMNGGQGWDVLQRYATYTRR; encoded by the coding sequence ATGATCCACGCCCGACTGATGAACGGGGAAGTGCTTTCTCAGACAGAGGCCGCTGCTTTCATGCGCGAGGTCATGGAAGGCAACATGAGCCCGGCACGGCTTGCAGCGGCTCTCTCCGCTTTGAGGGTGCGGGGCGAGACCCCTGAGGAAATCGCCGGCTTCGCGCAGGCCATGCGCGAGAGTGCCGTGCGGGTACAGGTGCACCCACGCGACGTGCTGCTTGATGTAGTGGGCACTGGGGGAGACGGCGCGCACACCTTCAACATCAGCACGACCACTGTGTTTGTGCTGGCCGGGGCAGGCGTGCCCATCGCCAAGCACGGCAACCGCGCTGCAAGCAGCCGCTCAGGCAGCGCGGATGTCCTGGAAATGCTGGGCGTGAACCTGGACGCCGCCCCGGACGTTGTGGCGGGCGCCGTGAACGAGCTGGGTATAGGCTTCATGTTTGCGCGCAACTACCATCCGGCTCTGCGGCATGCCGCGCCGGTCCGCGCCGATCTGGCGGCCCGCACGGTCTTCAACATTCTGGGGCCGCTGGCCAATCCTGCCGGAGCCACTCACCTGCTGGTCGGCGTGTACAGCCCGCACCTGACGCGGGTGCTGGCAGAGGTGCTGCGCCTGCTGGGCACAAGGGGTGCCACGGTGGTGCACGGCGATGGGCTCGATGAATTCACCGTCTGCGGTCCGAACACCGTAACGGGACTGCGGGACGGCGAACTGGTCGACCGGATCATTCATCCCGAGGAGGCCGGGCTGTCCCACCATTCCAAAGAAGCCATCGTGGGCGGTACACCGGCCGAGAACGCCGAGATCACCCGGGCACTCCTGACCGGCGGAGGCACCCCGGCACAGCGCGATATCGTGGCGCTGAATGCAGGAGCAGCGCTGCGTACGGTGGGGCGGGTGGCCAACATCCGCGAGGGTGTGGAAGTCGCCCGCGAGGTCATGAACGGCGGACAGGGCTGGGACGTGCTGCAGCGCTACGCGACCTACACCCGCCGCTGA